In a genomic window of Phormidium ambiguum IAM M-71:
- a CDS encoding protelomerase family protein, with amino-acid sequence MSRQLKKKKELENRFAIQRAKELLPKFEALAPYNRTQREKGIKGEKLTGWKELATREAAILKINYPDDRAEEKKEYGACLRQITALKKELKKAAKTELLDQANYNPVCTIITHFGNALSFLFSPYKTTQNTRYREVVKTRSKVENRIPLDLSPYLIKANKTLTEVANGAGLFDVEWRDVSCSVALATGRRMAEVHLSAQFRKIGDYELGFAGQLKGKTRKLEGQKVRDFEFSIPTLLSADLVLAGMEFLEKHDKRFPPTEDPERVNRRWSKVLNERAKDWAIIDGMTYHKFRGAYLKACIANSGVDPFDYLDYAKSILGDADEGTIKAYQRFELKPGTSTRL; translated from the coding sequence ATGAGCAGACAGCTGAAAAAAAAGAAAGAATTAGAAAATAGATTTGCAATTCAACGAGCGAAAGAATTGCTGCCCAAATTTGAAGCCTTAGCGCCATATAATCGCACTCAGAGAGAGAAGGGTATTAAAGGCGAAAAATTGACAGGCTGGAAAGAATTAGCTACCAGGGAAGCCGCGATACTGAAAATAAATTATCCAGACGATAGAGCAGAAGAGAAAAAAGAGTATGGCGCTTGCTTGCGTCAAATTACAGCATTGAAAAAAGAGTTAAAGAAAGCTGCTAAAACCGAACTGCTAGACCAGGCTAATTACAATCCAGTCTGCACAATAATTACTCATTTTGGTAATGCTCTAAGTTTTCTGTTTAGCCCTTACAAAACAACTCAAAATACTCGATATCGGGAAGTTGTAAAAACCCGCTCAAAGGTTGAAAATAGGATACCTTTAGACTTATCGCCATATCTAATCAAAGCCAACAAAACGCTAACCGAAGTAGCTAATGGAGCAGGTTTGTTTGATGTGGAATGGCGCGATGTTTCCTGCTCTGTTGCCTTGGCTACAGGTAGGAGAATGGCGGAAGTTCATCTATCAGCGCAGTTCAGAAAAATTGGAGATTATGAGTTAGGTTTTGCAGGTCAACTAAAGGGTAAAACTAGAAAATTAGAAGGGCAGAAAGTAAGGGATTTTGAGTTTTCAATTCCTACGTTGTTATCAGCTGATTTGGTGTTAGCTGGAATGGAATTTTTAGAGAAACACGATAAGCGTTTTCCACCAACAGAAGACCCAGAGAGGGTTAACAGGCGATGGTCAAAAGTGTTAAATGAACGGGCAAAAGATTGGGCAATTATTGATGGAATGACCTATCACAAATTTAGAGGCGCATACCTAAAAGCTTGCATAGCTAACTCAGGCGTTGACCCTTTTGATTACCTGGACTATGCCAAATCAATCCTTGGTGATGCTGACGAGGGAACTATCAAAGCTTATCAGCGGTTTGAGCTTAAGCCAGGAACCTCTACCCGTTTGTAG